The Xanthomonas sp. CFBP 8443 genome has a window encoding:
- a CDS encoding chemotaxis protein CheW, with the protein MRSPFDILEAYERRSLAHAVQMPEREFDENIWRGVGFRVGNRHLVSDFREVVEIVRMPPITPVPGAQPWLLGVGNLRGNLFPVVDLKQFMEGQRTSLLEGQRVLIMRQSGGDVALTIDELFGQRSFAESQAVEPGELAQGRYAHFVDRAFRGDSNDWGVFSLSLLSRTPEFRQAAA; encoded by the coding sequence GTGCGTTCGCCCTTCGACATCCTCGAGGCCTACGAGCGGCGCAGCCTGGCGCACGCGGTGCAGATGCCCGAGCGCGAGTTCGACGAGAACATCTGGCGCGGGGTCGGCTTCCGCGTCGGCAACCGCCATCTGGTGTCCGATTTCCGCGAGGTGGTGGAAATCGTGCGCATGCCGCCGATCACCCCGGTGCCGGGCGCACAGCCGTGGCTGCTGGGCGTGGGCAACCTGCGCGGCAACCTGTTCCCGGTGGTCGATTTGAAGCAGTTCATGGAAGGCCAGCGCACCTCGCTGCTGGAAGGCCAGCGCGTGCTGATCATGCGCCAGAGCGGCGGCGACGTGGCGCTGACCATCGACGAACTGTTCGGCCAGCGCAGCTTCGCCGAGTCGCAGGCGGTGGAACCCGGCGAGCTGGCCCAGGGCCGCTACGCGCACTTCGTCGACCGCGCGTTCCGCGGCGACAGCAACGACTGGGGCGTGTTCTCGCTGTCGCTGCTGTCGCGTACACCCGAATTCCGTCAAGCCGCCGCCTGA
- a CDS encoding response regulator has product MARILLIEDSPTDRAVFTQWLEKAGHEVLATDNAEDGLKIVREQAPSLVLMDVVLPGMSGFQATRALSRDEATRHIPVLIISTKSMETDKVWGMRQGATDYIVKPPREDDLIARINQLVG; this is encoded by the coding sequence ATGGCTCGAATCTTGTTGATCGAGGACTCACCGACCGACCGGGCGGTGTTTACGCAATGGCTGGAAAAGGCCGGGCACGAGGTGCTCGCCACCGACAACGCCGAGGACGGGCTGAAGATCGTCCGCGAGCAGGCGCCCAGCCTGGTGCTGATGGACGTGGTGCTGCCGGGGATGAGCGGCTTCCAGGCCACCCGCGCGCTGTCGCGCGACGAGGCCACCCGGCACATCCCGGTGCTGATCATCAGCACCAAGAGCATGGAGACCGACAAGGTCTGGGGCATGCGCCAGGGCGCCACCGACTACATCGTCAAGCCGCCGCGCGAAGACGACCTGATCGCCCGCATCAACCAATTGGTCGGCTGA
- a CDS encoding Hpt domain-containing protein, with protein sequence MSALRDAMSHAALGWVKPELDETLRQVRGEIEYFVEDPADTSRMRFCAGYLHQVQGTLRMVELYAPAMVAEELELLAIAVQNGQVPDRDEACATLMRGTVLLPDYLERLQDGHRDIPIVLLPLLNEIRASRGEPGLSEGALFALSPDASAVTEAELDHARGSLSGRNRELLDTVGTAIKEELLRVKDALDLHLRTGGDVAALQTQVDELGNVADTLGVMGLGVARGVVVQQRDSLRSIVEGEREADEGVLLDIAGALLYVDASLDDQVAYLGASAGIHDDASAAEARRTVEVLAHEAIANFAAAREHFVAFIETNWEHERLGDVPRLLGEVAGALRMLELPQPADYLEGVRRYVAVELIGKRRVPSGRQLDTLADAMASLEYYLEALRERRPGREEILDITRTSLETLRYWPLPSDAPAPQGVVPIAADASPLAPMPELGLASTDAIAEAPRAVSAPPPVPSWDLAPATDAPVAASLPPPLPGEVPQAPQWTLDEAADVAGNAAAAETIGGVADEGMPSDADVSAADSDGSSIVAPASTSFDPVAAEQDEWSAASAPLHISVDTLALEGDAFRPETDVSSDQPAAPVADATAPAGYGFDPVAAEYAESEPAADDASLVIVDTPAPAFSGSADDDVLVIELEDAPAFADAPLAASDDVHSIAWSDAPASLADDDSDVAAEHDTPTIDLSASDTVFSTEAEAEAASDTTPHPYAGEAEQADAEPSPFVDLTWPEPTPEPEAPAPGVHKASIQPIELDDASAAFLAELDAAAAQFDVAAATTAGAAGASAADEHPQSATDAVQAAAPATIDGGFVDDGGEIDADIREVFLEEFDEELVNLGNLLPAWRASPGHMESLRPIRRVFHTLKGSGRLVGARVLGEFSWKIESMLNRVLDGTRAASPAVVTMVELAYDVLPQLNAALRGHGVIHADLDAIQAVAERIAAGEDAYYFAAAPTPAAAAPRAGTPASVDSVLREILEAEVGTHLETVRDWLQHAPQPATEALLRAVHTMSGAFAMTDVPEITEVTGPAESYVKRLLAADMLPSADGVRALDDAAHAIAGTIEELQAPSPVIPPFTELAQRLQALVATLPEAQWPVVAHDEDDEDAAPAHADAALDPTLLQAVELTAADDLSAYLGDARHLDAAGTDAERAPVADADADASAAQADAPLAWPPTSDDTDVPAPSDASAEDLASATPVSDDTNASFGERDDATVADVAPADGDAEESNAIAAPPADSGSAPAAIDADEQALLAQDGKLDELTVDAPLADERVPADSELPPPEGAIEPQEQDATADDTTVHDASLHGERPGESDQDTHDQDQDQDARAEHEHDQERDPQGYAFSAESAQPSTHWHGTEPASANDDAEPQAADDAAAHADADVDADVASHVESDMEAAAGSFPDGAADETDRHAAQADADAHPADAGDHVQATDAGAGLHAQDDADAAAESQPDAAAGDVDSDAARADIQAYPADAAATDEGGHTLAPHADAATPDVADAAPVATAHAEATHPTDTHDAATHDAVHEGDAGLDAPSDADDAHIDQTQPTDLSDAEHPTDVEPADAEAPEAIEHPTDADRELALADTAVQADAATSDEHHAPADAADAASFAEAAHHDAAPADLAAVDMGPLDFADLDRELVDIFVEEGKDLLDHCDRLIAELRAAPQDRDALAGLQRDLHTLKGGARMAGVNPIGDLGHGIESLLEAVAANRTELDRSDVQLLERGFDRLHQLLTLTGNHRAVAMPIDLIGRFDARTHGRSVPADADASVDVHADDADVAAMIQAAVDPESVPAPEPAPLSAPLPVDGALDEESMIARPMQEQVRVRADLLDRLVNHAGEVAIYRSRLEQQLGAFRGAMSELDRTNARLRDQLRRLDLETEAQIVARYQREQDQTEQSFDPLELDRFSTLQQLSRALNESAADLGGLQGVLDDLARQYDGLLQQQSRVSSELQDGLMRARMVPFDGLVPRLRRVVRQAASETGKQVHLTLEGTHGELDRNVLDRMIAPLEHMLRNSVAHGLETPEQRRAAGKLEEGSIAIRLRREGSEIVLEVADDGAGLNRDAIRHRAEQRGLIAIGAALSEEELDSLIFAPGFSTYDQVSQLAGRGVGMDVVRNEVRQLGGSVDIHSVWGQGVTFTLRLPQTLAVTQAVFVQIGETTFAVPVASVSGIGRISRERFEAADGGYHYSGEEFALHDLGSLVGQAPARAEGQVQVPLLLVRAGDLRAAVAIDQVLGNREIVVKPVGLQIASVPGIYGATITGDGRVVVILDVAPLVRRYLAQPARPVVEAAPTEQRRVPLVMVVDDSLTMRKVTGRVLERHNFDVIAARDGIEALERLEERVPDLMLLDIEMPRMDGYELATAMRADPRYKAVPIVMITSRSGDKHRQRAFEIGVQRYLGKPYQELDLMRNVYDLLGIARVRE encoded by the coding sequence ATGAGCGCGCTGCGCGATGCGATGAGCCACGCCGCCCTGGGCTGGGTCAAGCCGGAGCTGGACGAGACTCTGCGCCAGGTACGCGGTGAGATCGAATACTTCGTCGAAGATCCGGCCGACACCAGCCGCATGCGCTTCTGCGCCGGCTACCTGCACCAGGTGCAGGGCACCTTGCGCATGGTCGAGCTGTACGCGCCGGCGATGGTCGCCGAGGAACTGGAACTGCTGGCCATCGCCGTGCAGAACGGCCAGGTGCCCGATCGCGACGAGGCCTGCGCGACGCTGATGCGCGGCACCGTGCTGCTGCCCGACTACCTGGAGCGCCTGCAGGACGGCCATCGCGACATCCCGATCGTGCTGCTGCCGCTGCTCAACGAGATCCGCGCCTCGCGCGGCGAGCCGGGCCTGAGCGAAGGCGCACTGTTCGCGCTGTCGCCGGATGCCAGCGCGGTCACCGAGGCCGAACTGGACCACGCCCGCGGCAGCCTCAGCGGCCGCAACCGCGAACTGCTCGACACCGTCGGCACCGCGATCAAGGAAGAACTGCTGCGGGTCAAGGACGCGCTCGACCTGCACCTGCGCACCGGCGGCGACGTCGCCGCGTTGCAGACCCAGGTGGACGAACTCGGCAACGTCGCCGACACCCTCGGGGTGATGGGCCTGGGCGTGGCCCGCGGCGTGGTGGTGCAGCAGCGCGATTCGCTGCGCAGCATCGTCGAGGGCGAGCGCGAGGCCGACGAAGGCGTGTTGCTGGATATCGCTGGCGCGCTGCTGTACGTGGACGCCTCGCTGGACGACCAGGTCGCCTATCTCGGCGCCAGCGCCGGCATCCACGACGATGCCAGCGCCGCCGAGGCGCGGCGCACGGTGGAGGTGCTGGCGCACGAGGCGATCGCCAATTTCGCCGCGGCGCGCGAGCATTTCGTCGCCTTCATCGAGACCAACTGGGAACACGAGCGCCTGGGCGACGTGCCGCGCCTGCTCGGCGAGGTCGCCGGTGCGCTGCGCATGCTGGAACTGCCGCAGCCGGCCGATTACCTGGAAGGCGTGCGCCGCTACGTCGCCGTCGAACTGATCGGCAAGCGCCGCGTGCCCAGCGGGCGCCAGCTCGACACGCTGGCCGATGCGATGGCCAGCCTGGAGTACTACCTGGAAGCGCTGCGCGAGCGCCGCCCGGGTCGCGAGGAAATCCTCGACATCACCCGCACCAGCCTGGAAACGCTGCGCTACTGGCCGCTGCCGAGCGACGCGCCGGCGCCGCAGGGCGTGGTGCCGATCGCAGCCGATGCGTCGCCGCTCGCGCCGATGCCCGAGTTGGGCCTTGCATCGACCGATGCCATTGCCGAAGCGCCGCGCGCGGTGTCCGCACCGCCGCCGGTGCCGTCCTGGGATCTGGCACCGGCCACGGACGCGCCGGTCGCCGCCAGCCTGCCGCCGCCGCTGCCTGGCGAGGTGCCGCAGGCGCCGCAGTGGACGCTGGACGAAGCCGCCGATGTCGCAGGGAACGCTGCGGCCGCCGAGACCATCGGCGGCGTCGCCGACGAAGGCATGCCGTCCGACGCGGACGTGAGCGCTGCGGACAGCGACGGCAGCTCCATCGTCGCGCCGGCGTCGACCAGTTTCGATCCGGTCGCCGCCGAGCAGGACGAATGGTCGGCGGCCTCCGCGCCGCTGCACATCAGCGTCGACACGCTGGCGTTGGAAGGCGATGCGTTCCGTCCGGAGACGGATGTATCGTCCGACCAGCCCGCCGCGCCTGTGGCCGACGCCACGGCGCCGGCCGGCTACGGCTTCGACCCGGTGGCCGCCGAGTACGCCGAATCCGAACCCGCGGCCGACGACGCCAGCCTGGTCATCGTCGACACGCCCGCCCCTGCATTCAGCGGCAGCGCCGACGACGATGTGCTGGTGATCGAGCTGGAGGATGCGCCCGCCTTCGCCGACGCACCGCTGGCCGCATCCGACGACGTCCACAGCATCGCCTGGAGCGACGCGCCGGCGAGCCTGGCCGACGACGACAGCGATGTCGCCGCCGAACACGACACGCCCACCATCGACCTGTCGGCGAGCGATACCGTGTTCTCGACCGAGGCCGAGGCAGAGGCCGCCAGCGACACAACGCCGCACCCATACGCAGGAGAGGCGGAGCAGGCCGACGCCGAACCGAGCCCATTCGTCGACCTGACCTGGCCGGAGCCGACCCCGGAGCCGGAAGCGCCGGCGCCCGGCGTGCACAAGGCCAGCATCCAGCCGATCGAACTGGACGACGCGTCGGCGGCGTTCCTCGCCGAGCTCGACGCTGCCGCCGCGCAGTTCGACGTCGCCGCAGCGACCACGGCCGGCGCCGCCGGTGCATCCGCCGCCGATGAACACCCGCAATCGGCCACCGACGCGGTGCAGGCCGCTGCGCCCGCCACCATCGACGGCGGTTTCGTGGACGACGGTGGCGAGATCGACGCCGACATCCGCGAAGTGTTCCTCGAGGAATTCGACGAGGAACTGGTCAACCTCGGCAACCTGCTGCCGGCATGGCGCGCCTCGCCCGGCCACATGGAAAGCCTGCGCCCGATCCGCCGCGTGTTCCACACCCTGAAGGGCAGTGGCCGGCTGGTCGGCGCGCGCGTGCTCGGCGAGTTCAGTTGGAAGATCGAGAGCATGCTCAACCGCGTGCTCGACGGCACCCGCGCGGCCAGTCCAGCGGTAGTGACGATGGTCGAACTGGCCTACGACGTCTTGCCGCAACTCAATGCCGCGCTGCGCGGGCATGGCGTCATCCATGCCGATCTGGACGCGATACAGGCGGTCGCCGAGCGCATCGCCGCCGGCGAGGATGCCTACTACTTCGCCGCCGCGCCGACGCCGGCCGCCGCCGCGCCACGCGCCGGCACCCCGGCCTCGGTGGACAGCGTGCTGCGCGAGATCCTCGAGGCCGAGGTCGGCACCCACCTGGAAACGGTCCGCGACTGGCTGCAGCATGCGCCGCAGCCGGCCACCGAAGCGCTGCTGCGCGCAGTGCACACGATGAGCGGCGCGTTCGCGATGACCGACGTGCCGGAGATCACCGAGGTCACCGGCCCGGCGGAGAGCTACGTCAAGCGCCTGCTGGCCGCCGACATGCTGCCCAGCGCCGACGGCGTCCGCGCGCTCGACGATGCCGCGCACGCGATCGCCGGCACCATCGAGGAACTGCAGGCGCCGTCGCCGGTGATCCCGCCGTTCACCGAACTGGCGCAGCGCCTGCAGGCGCTGGTCGCCACGTTGCCGGAAGCGCAGTGGCCCGTGGTCGCGCACGACGAGGACGACGAAGACGCGGCGCCGGCGCACGCCGACGCGGCGCTGGACCCGACCTTGCTGCAGGCGGTGGAACTCACCGCCGCCGACGACCTGTCGGCCTACCTGGGCGACGCCAGGCATCTCGATGCGGCCGGCACGGACGCGGAGCGTGCGCCTGTCGCCGACGCCGACGCCGATGCATCCGCGGCGCAGGCCGATGCGCCACTGGCATGGCCGCCGACGTCCGACGATACCGACGTGCCCGCGCCGAGCGACGCCTCTGCCGAAGACCTTGCCTCGGCGACGCCTGTTTCCGACGACACCAACGCGTCGTTCGGCGAGCGAGACGACGCCACCGTCGCCGACGTTGCGCCGGCCGATGGCGACGCGGAGGAATCGAACGCGATCGCCGCGCCGCCGGCCGACAGCGGCAGCGCGCCTGCCGCGATCGACGCCGACGAACAGGCGCTGCTGGCCCAGGACGGCAAGCTCGATGAACTGACCGTCGACGCGCCGCTGGCCGACGAGCGCGTGCCGGCGGACAGCGAGCTGCCGCCGCCGGAAGGCGCGATCGAACCGCAGGAGCAGGACGCGACCGCCGACGACACCACGGTGCATGACGCATCGCTTCATGGCGAGCGCCCGGGCGAATCGGACCAGGACACGCACGACCAGGATCAGGACCAGGACGCACGTGCCGAGCACGAGCACGACCAGGAACGCGATCCGCAGGGCTATGCGTTCAGCGCCGAGTCCGCGCAGCCGTCCACGCATTGGCACGGCACCGAACCCGCCTCGGCGAACGACGATGCCGAACCGCAGGCGGCCGACGACGCTGCGGCGCATGCCGATGCTGACGTCGATGCCGATGTCGCGTCGCATGTCGAGAGCGACATGGAGGCCGCAGCCGGTTCGTTCCCGGACGGCGCTGCCGACGAGACCGATCGCCACGCCGCGCAGGCCGACGCCGATGCGCATCCGGCCGATGCGGGCGATCACGTGCAGGCCACGGATGCTGGCGCTGGGTTGCACGCGCAGGACGACGCGGACGCTGCAGCCGAATCGCAGCCGGACGCCGCAGCCGGCGATGTCGATAGCGATGCCGCACGAGCCGACATCCAGGCATATCCGGCCGATGCCGCTGCGACCGACGAGGGCGGCCACACGTTGGCGCCGCACGCCGATGCCGCCACGCCCGATGTCGCCGACGCCGCTCCTGTCGCAACGGCCCACGCCGAAGCGACGCATCCCACCGACACACACGACGCGGCAACGCACGATGCCGTGCACGAAGGCGATGCCGGCCTAGACGCACCGTCGGATGCCGATGACGCGCACATCGACCAGACGCAGCCGACCGACCTGTCCGACGCCGAGCATCCGACGGACGTCGAGCCTGCAGACGCAGAAGCGCCGGAAGCCATCGAACACCCGACGGACGCCGATCGCGAACTTGCACTTGCAGACACCGCCGTCCAAGCCGACGCCGCAACCAGCGACGAACACCACGCGCCCGCCGACGCAGCCGACGCAGCATCGTTCGCCGAAGCCGCCCACCACGACGCCGCGCCGGCCGACCTGGCCGCCGTCGACATGGGGCCGCTGGACTTCGCCGACCTGGATCGCGAACTCGTCGATATCTTCGTCGAGGAAGGCAAGGACCTGCTCGACCATTGCGATCGCCTGATCGCCGAGCTGCGCGCCGCGCCGCAGGACCGCGATGCGCTCGCCGGCCTGCAGCGCGACCTGCATACGCTCAAGGGCGGCGCGCGCATGGCCGGGGTCAATCCGATCGGCGACCTCGGCCACGGCATCGAATCGCTGCTGGAGGCGGTGGCGGCCAACCGCACCGAACTCGATCGCAGCGACGTGCAGCTGCTCGAGCGCGGCTTCGACCGCCTGCACCAGTTGCTCACCCTCACCGGCAACCACCGCGCGGTGGCGATGCCGATCGACCTGATCGGCCGCTTCGACGCGCGCACCCACGGCCGCAGCGTGCCGGCCGATGCCGATGCTAGCGTCGACGTCCATGCCGACGATGCCGACGTGGCGGCGATGATCCAGGCCGCGGTCGATCCGGAATCGGTGCCCGCACCGGAACCGGCGCCGTTGTCGGCGCCGCTGCCGGTGGACGGCGCGCTCGACGAGGAGTCGATGATCGCGCGGCCGATGCAGGAACAGGTGCGCGTGCGCGCCGACCTGCTCGATCGCCTGGTCAACCACGCCGGCGAAGTGGCGATCTACCGTTCGCGGCTGGAACAGCAGCTCGGCGCGTTCCGTGGCGCGATGTCCGAACTCGACCGCACCAACGCGCGTCTGCGCGACCAGCTGCGCCGCCTCGACCTGGAAACCGAAGCGCAGATCGTTGCCCGCTACCAGCGCGAGCAGGACCAGACCGAACAGAGCTTCGATCCGCTGGAACTGGACCGCTTCTCCACGCTGCAACAGCTCAGCCGCGCGCTGAACGAATCGGCGGCCGACCTGGGTGGCCTGCAAGGCGTGCTCGACGACCTGGCGCGGCAGTACGACGGCCTGCTGCAACAGCAGTCGCGGGTCAGCTCGGAACTGCAGGACGGGCTGATGCGCGCGCGCATGGTGCCGTTCGACGGACTGGTGCCGCGGCTGCGCCGCGTGGTGCGCCAGGCCGCCAGCGAAACCGGCAAGCAGGTGCACCTGACCCTGGAAGGCACCCACGGCGAACTCGACCGCAACGTGCTCGACCGCATGATCGCGCCGCTGGAGCACATGCTGCGCAACTCGGTCGCGCACGGCCTGGAAACGCCGGAGCAACGCCGCGCCGCCGGCAAGCTGGAGGAGGGCAGCATCGCCATCCGCCTGCGCCGCGAAGGTTCGGAAATCGTGCTGGAAGTGGCCGACGACGGCGCCGGCCTCAACCGCGACGCGATCCGCCACCGCGCCGAACAGCGCGGGCTGATCGCGATCGGCGCCGCGCTGTCCGAGGAAGAACTGGATTCGCTGATTTTCGCCCCCGGCTTCAGCACCTACGACCAGGTCAGCCAGCTGGCCGGCCGCGGCGTGGGCATGGACGTGGTGCGCAACGAAGTGCGTCAGCTCGGCGGCTCGGTGGACATCCACTCGGTGTGGGGCCAGGGCGTCACCTTCACCCTGCGCCTGCCGCAGACGCTGGCGGTCACCCAGGCGGTGTTCGTGCAGATCGGCGAGACCACCTTCGCCGTGCCGGTGGCCTCGGTCAGCGGCATCGGCCGCATCAGCCGCGAGCGTTTCGAGGCGGCCGACGGCGGCTACCACTACAGCGGCGAGGAATTCGCGCTGCACGACCTCGGCTCGCTGGTCGGCCAGGCCCCGGCACGCGCTGAAGGCCAGGTGCAGGTGCCGCTGCTGCTGGTACGCGCCGGCGACCTGCGCGCGGCGGTGGCGATCGACCAAGTACTCGGCAACCGCGAAATCGTGGTCAAGCCGGTCGGCCTGCAGATTGCCTCGGTGCCCGGCATCTACGGCGCCACCATCACCGGCGATGGCCGCGTGGTGGTGATCCTGGACGTCGCCCCGCTGGTGCGCCGCTACTTGGCGCAGCCGGCAAGGCCGGTGGTGGAAGCGGCACCGACCGAACAGCGGCGCGTGCCGCTGGTGATGGTGGTCGACGACTCGCTGACCATGCGCAAGGTCACCGGCCGCGTGCTGGAACGCCACAACTTCGACGTGATCGCCGCGCGCGACGGCATCGAGGCGCTGGAGCGCCTCGAAGAGCGCGTTCCCGACCTGATGCTGCTGGATATCGAGATGCCGCGCATGGATGGCTACGAACTGGCGACCGCGATGCGCGCCGACCCCCGCTACAAAGCGGTGCCGATCGTGATGATCACCTCGCGCAGCGGCGACAAGCACCGCCAGCGCGCCTTCGAGATCGGCGTGCAGCGCTATCTCGGCAAGCCTTACCAAGAGTTGGATCTGATGCGCAACGTGTACGACCTGCTGGGGATTGCCCGTGTTCGCGAATGA
- the pilG gene encoding twitching motility response regulator PilG — translation MSENTTAGGELAGLRVMVIDDSKTIRRTAETLLKREGCEVVTATDGFEALAKIADQQPQIIFVDIMMPRLDGYQTCALIKGNQLFKATPVIMLSSKDGLFDKARGRIVGSEQYLTKPFTREELLGAIRTYVNA, via the coding sequence ATGAGTGAAAACACGACTGCGGGTGGGGAACTCGCAGGACTGAGAGTCATGGTGATCGATGACTCGAAGACGATCCGCCGTACCGCCGAAACGCTGTTGAAGCGCGAGGGGTGCGAGGTGGTCACCGCCACCGATGGGTTCGAGGCCTTGGCCAAGATCGCCGATCAGCAGCCGCAGATCATCTTCGTGGACATCATGATGCCGCGGCTGGACGGCTATCAGACCTGCGCGCTGATCAAGGGCAACCAGCTGTTCAAGGCGACGCCGGTGATCATGCTGTCCTCCAAGGACGGCCTGTTCGACAAGGCGCGCGGGCGCATCGTCGGTTCCGAGCAGTACCTCACCAAACCCTTCACACGCGAAGAACTGCTGGGCGCGATCCGTACGTACGTCAACGCCTGA
- a CDS encoding methyl-accepting chemotaxis protein, translating into MSTAADAPKANKLGSMGTSFWLGLLALSLIVFGANTGVATWQGNRLAGASTGAADLQVLSQQLANQGRDAVSGNAATYKQFKQTKARVESTVAELNARYANETGIAGPLAELNRTWTPLGKNAQQVVDSEPAVLALAGNAERFVGGVPQLQAQLNEVVRAMTVGGAPAAQIYNTLQQVVVAGTMARRVTEMRAGGSGAASAGDALARDSVVFGQMLEGLRNGNEELGIAPVRNAAALGALEQSQAQWAEMKKDLDALLASSRSLFAAQSSAAALTAGSDKMLDDSKKLFDAFSAFGSVRDTRLFPNFWLGVVSGLLALLSIIGFVWTSVRSRTRDQEIRYQTQVEYNSRNQQAIMRLLDEISSLGEGDLTVKASVTEDMTGAIADAINYAVDELRHLVTTINDTSAKVAISTEETQATALQLAEAAGHQAEQIGSASERINEIAASIEQVSRNSSESAEVAQRSVVIAAEGAGVVRETIQGMDQIRDQIQETSKRIKRLGESTQEIGSIVELINDISEQTNILALNAAVQAASAGEAGRGFALVADEVQRLAERTSGATRRIEGLVQTIQADTNEAVSSMEQTTSEVVSGARLAEDAGTALTEIERVSNALNNLIKNISIAAHQQSAAATDITQTMDVIRRITGQTSQGAGQTADSIGRLAELAADLRRSVADFKLPA; encoded by the coding sequence ATGAGTACTGCAGCGGACGCCCCCAAGGCCAACAAGCTTGGCAGCATGGGGACGAGTTTCTGGCTGGGCCTGCTGGCACTGTCGCTGATCGTGTTCGGCGCCAACACCGGCGTGGCCACCTGGCAGGGCAATCGCCTGGCCGGCGCCAGCACCGGCGCGGCCGACCTGCAGGTGCTGTCGCAGCAGCTGGCCAACCAGGGCCGCGACGCGGTGTCCGGCAACGCCGCCACCTACAAGCAGTTCAAGCAGACCAAGGCGCGGGTGGAGAGCACGGTCGCCGAGCTCAATGCGCGCTATGCCAACGAGACCGGCATCGCCGGCCCGCTGGCCGAACTCAACCGCACCTGGACCCCGCTGGGCAAGAACGCGCAGCAGGTGGTGGACAGCGAGCCGGCGGTGCTGGCGCTGGCCGGCAACGCCGAACGCTTCGTCGGCGGCGTGCCGCAGCTGCAGGCGCAGCTCAACGAGGTGGTGCGCGCGATGACCGTCGGCGGCGCCCCCGCCGCGCAGATCTACAACACCCTGCAGCAGGTGGTGGTGGCCGGCACCATGGCCCGCCGCGTCACCGAAATGCGCGCCGGCGGCAGCGGCGCGGCCAGCGCCGGCGACGCGCTGGCGCGCGACTCGGTGGTGTTCGGGCAGATGCTCGAAGGCCTGCGCAACGGCAACGAGGAACTGGGCATCGCGCCGGTGCGCAACGCCGCCGCGCTGGGCGCGCTGGAGCAGTCGCAGGCGCAGTGGGCGGAAATGAAGAAGGACCTGGACGCGCTGCTGGCCAGCTCGCGCAGCCTGTTCGCCGCGCAGTCCTCGGCCGCGGCGCTGACCGCCGGCTCGGACAAGATGCTCGACGACAGCAAGAAGCTGTTCGACGCGTTCTCCGCGTTCGGCTCGGTGCGCGACACCCGCCTGTTCCCGAATTTCTGGCTGGGCGTGGTGTCCGGCCTGCTGGCGCTGCTGTCGATCATCGGCTTCGTCTGGACCTCGGTGCGCAGCCGCACCCGCGACCAGGAAATCCGCTACCAGACCCAGGTCGAATACAACAGCCGCAACCAGCAGGCGATCATGCGCCTGCTCGACGAAATCAGCTCGCTCGGCGAAGGCGACCTGACCGTCAAGGCCTCGGTCACCGAGGACATGACCGGCGCCATCGCCGACGCGATCAACTACGCGGTCGACGAGCTGCGCCACCTGGTCACCACCATCAACGACACCTCGGCCAAGGTCGCCATCTCCACCGAGGAAACCCAGGCCACCGCGCTGCAGCTGGCCGAGGCCGCCGGCCACCAGGCCGAGCAGATCGGTTCGGCGTCCGAGCGCATCAACGAAATCGCCGCCAGCATCGAACAGGTCTCGCGCAACTCCAGCGAGTCGGCCGAGGTGGCGCAGCGCTCGGTGGTGATCGCCGCCGAGGGCGCCGGCGTGGTCCGCGAGACCATCCAGGGCATGGACCAGATCCGCGACCAGATCCAGGAAACCTCCAAGCGCATCAAGCGCCTGGGCGAATCGACCCAGGAGATCGGCTCGATCGTCGAACTGATCAACGACATTTCCGAGCAGACCAACATCCTGGCGCTCAACGCCGCGGTGCAGGCCGCCTCGGCGGGCGAGGCCGGCCGCGGTTTCGCGCTGGTCGCCGACGAAGTGCAGCGCCTGGCCGAACGCACCTCCGGCGCCACGCGCCGCATCGAAGGCCTGGTGCAGACGATTCAGGCCGATACCAACGAAGCGGTCAGCTCGATGGAGCAGACCACCTCCGAAGTGGTGTCCGGCGCGCGCCTGGCCGAGGACGCCGGCACCGCGCTGACCGAGATCGAGCGCGTCTCCAACGCCTTGAACAACCTCATCAAGAACATCTCCATCGCCGCGCACCAGCAGTCCGCGGCGGCGACGGACATCACCCAGACGATGGACGTGATCCGTCGCATCACCGGCCAGACCTCGCAAGGCGCCGGCCAGACCGCCGACTCGATCGGGCGCCTGGCGGAACTGGCAGCGGACCTGCGGCGCTCGGTCGCCGACTTCAAGCTGCCAGCGTGA